A segment of the Pseudomonas serboccidentalis genome:
CCAAGGCTTACGTCAGCGGCATCCTGACCCTGGTGTTCCTCGCCATCGGCGTGATGGTGATGGCCGGCGGCGTCGGCGACTGGCGCCAACTGTCGAACATCAACGATCCGCTGCCGCAGGCCATGAAAGCGGTGGTCGGCAACAACTCATCATGGATGCACATGCTGGTGTGGATCGGCCTGTTCGGCCTGGTGGCGAGTTTCCACGGGATCATCCTCGGCTATTCGCGCCAATTCTTCGCCCTCGCCCGCGCCGGTTATCTGCCGAAGAGCCTGGCCAAGTTGTCGCGTTTCCAGACCCCGCATCGGGCGATTCTGGCCGGTGGCGTGATCGGCATCGCGGCGATCTACAGCGATGGTCTGGTCAATCTTCAGGGCATGACCCTGACCGCCGCGATGATCACCATGTCGGTGTTCGGCGCGATCGTGATGTACATCATCAGCATGCTCAGCCTGTTCAAACTGCGCAAAACCGAACCGAACCTGGAACGCACCTTCCGCGCCCCGGGCTACCCGGTGGTGCCGGCAATTGCGCTGTTCCTGGCGGTGGTGTGCCTGGTGGCGATGGCGTGGTTCAACACGCTGATCGGTTGTGTGTTCCTGGGCTTCATGGCCGCTGGCTATCTGTACTTCCAGCTGACCGCCAAGCAACGCGCCGAAGCCCCGGCAGACGCTATGCTCGAAGGTATCTAGTTGCACCGGCACCGGGCCTTTCGCCCGGTGCCCGCTATATAGAAGTGCACGCTGCCTCCTGTAGGAGCTGCCGAAGGCTGCGATCTTTTGATCCTGCATTTTCAAGATCAAGATCAAAAGATCGCAGCCTTCGGCAGCTCCTGCGAGGATGTATCAATTATTGGAGGACACCGCCCCATGGCCGCATTTGCCCATTCCGTCGGCGCCCAGACCTACCGCTTCGACAGCCTCAAGGACGTCATGGCCAAGGCCAGCCCGGCGCGCTCCGGGGACTTCCTGGCCGGCGTCGCCGCGCTCAATGACGGCGAGCGCGTGGCCGCACAAATGGCGCTGGCCGACATCCCGCTCACGCATTTCTTGCAGGAAGCGCTGATTCCCTACGAAGCCGATGAAGTCACCCGACTGATCATCGAC
Coding sequences within it:
- the eat gene encoding ethanolamine permease, coding for MTSTTQLKPTLGTLHLWGIAVGLVISGEYFGWSYGWGTAGTLGFLVTALMVATMYTCFIFSFTELTTAIPHAGGPFAYSRRAFGEKGGLIAGIATLIEFVFAPPAIAMAIGAYLNVQYPELDPKVAAVGAYFVFMTLNILGVSIAATFELVVTVLAVAELLVFMGVVAPGFSFSNFVLNGWSGSNEFTLGSIPGIFAAIPFAIWFFLAIEGAAMAAEEAKDPKRTIPKAYVSGILTLVFLAIGVMVMAGGVGDWRQLSNINDPLPQAMKAVVGNNSSWMHMLVWIGLFGLVASFHGIILGYSRQFFALARAGYLPKSLAKLSRFQTPHRAILAGGVIGIAAIYSDGLVNLQGMTLTAAMITMSVFGAIVMYIISMLSLFKLRKTEPNLERTFRAPGYPVVPAIALFLAVVCLVAMAWFNTLIGCVFLGFMAAGYLYFQLTAKQRAEAPADAMLEGI